Proteins from one Odocoileus virginianus isolate 20LAN1187 ecotype Illinois chromosome 29, Ovbor_1.2, whole genome shotgun sequence genomic window:
- the PRDM8 gene encoding PR domain zinc finger protein 8 isoform X1, translating to MEDSGIQRGIWEGDAKAVQQCLTDIFTSVYTTCDIPENAIFGPCVLSHTSLYDSIAFIALKSTDKRTVPYIFRVDTSAANGSSEGLMWLRLVQSARDKEEQNLEAYIKNGQLFYRSLRRIAKDEELLVWYGKELTELLLLCPSRSHSKMNAGSSPYTCLECSQRFQFEFPYVAHLRFRCPKRLHGADLSPREEQGGGVGTKDHGGGGGGKDQQQSQEAPLGPGPKFCKAGPVHHYPAPSPESGNPPTAGGGSGAKPSTDFHNLARELENSGGASSCSPVRSLGGGSSHQEAELSPDGNAAGVGKGKRKFPEEAAEGGGAGLVGGRGRFAERALPASKEDLVCTPQQYRNSGSYFSLEENGRLFAPPSPETGEAKRSAFVEVKKAPRAAGGPEEAAADGGGAVAEEQDAGGGGGSSSTPVAASPAGTEKLLAPRPGGALPGRLEGGSPARGSAFTSVPQLGGAGGGGAGGGAGAGGGAGGAGGGQGAAADERKSAFSQPARSFSQLSPLVLGQKLGALEPCHPGDGVGPTRLYPAASDPLAVKLQGAAELNGGCGALPNGGGAGGLPKQSPFLYATAFWPKSSAAAAAAAAAAAGPLQLQLPSALTLLPPSFTSLCLPAQNWCAKCNASFRMTSDLVYHMRSHHKKEYAMEPLVKRRREEKLKCPICNESFRERHHLSRHMTSHN from the exons ATGGAGGATTCGGGCATCCAGCGAGGCATCTGGGAGGGAGATGCCAAGGCTGTCCAGCAGTGTCTGACAGATATTTTTACCAGCGTTTACACCACCTGCGACATCCCTGAGAATGCTATATTCGGTCCCTGCGTCCTGAGCCACACTTCCTTGTACGACAGCATAGCTTTCATAGCTCTCAAGTCCACAGACAAGAGAACGGTCCCTTACATCTTCCGG GTAGACACCTCAGCGGCGAATGGTTCCTCGGAAGGTCTCATGTGGCTGCGTCTGGTGCAATCAGCCAGAGATAAAGAAGAGCAGAACCTTGAAGCCTATATAAAAAACGGACAGCTGTTTTACCGCTCTCTCCGCAGGATTGCCAAAGATGAGGAGTTACTAGTTTGGTACGGGAAAGAACTGACCGAGTTACTCTTGCTCTGCCCCTCTAGATCCCACAGCAAAATGAATG CAGGGTCATCCCCTTACACGTGCCTGGAGTGCAGCCAACGTTTCCAGTTTGAGTTCCCCTATGTAGCGCATCTGCGCTTCCGCTGCCCCAAGAGACTTCACGGCGCTGATCTGAGCCCCAGAGAGGAGCAAGGCGGCGGCGTGGGCACCAAGGATCAcgggggcggcggcggtggcAAGGACCAGCAGCAGTCGCAGGAGGCACCCTTGGGTCCCGGCCCCAAGTTCTGCAAAGCCGGCCCGGTCCACCACTACCCAGCGCCCTCCCCCGAGAGCGGTAATCCGCCGACGGCTGGTGGCGGCAGCGGCGCGAAGCCGTCCACGGACTTTCACAACCTGGCGCGGGAGCTGGAGAACTCCGGGGGCGCCAGCAGCTGCTCCCCGGTGCGGAGCCTCGGCGGCGGCAGCAGCCACCAGGAGGCGGAGCTGAGTCCCGACGGCAACGCCGCAGGCGTGGGCAAAGGGAAGAGGAAGTTCCCGGAGGAGGCGGCCGAGGGCGGCGGTGCGGGGCTGGTGGGGGGCCGGGGCCGTTTCGCCGAGCGGGCCCTGCCCGCCTCCAAGGAGGACCTGGTGTGCACGCCGCAGCAGTACCGCAACTCGGGCAGCTACTTCAGCCTGGAGGAGAACGGCCGCCTCTTCGCGCCGCCCAGCCCAGAGACGGGAGAGGCGAAGCGCAGCGCCTTCGTGGAGGTGAAGAAGGCGCCCCGGGCGGCCGGGGGGCCGGAGGAGGCGGCCGCCGACGGCGGGGGCGCGGTCGCCGAGGAGCAGgacgcgggcggcggcggcggctcctccTCCACGCCCGTGGCCGCGTCCCCGGCCGGCACCGAGAAGCTGCTGGCCCCGCGGCCCGGAGGCGCGCTGCCCGGCCGGCTGGAGGGCGGCAGCCCGGCGCGGGGCAGCGCCTTCACCTCGGTGCCGCAGCTGGgtggcgcgggcggcggcggcgcggggggcGGTGCGGGCGCTGGGGGCGGTGCGGGTGGGGCGGGCGGCGGCCAGGGCGCAGCGGCGGACGAGCGCAAGAGCGCCTTCTCGCAGCCGGCGCGCTCCTTCTCGCAGCTGTCCCCGCTGGTGCTGGGCCAGAAGCTGGGCGCTCTCGAGCCGTGCCACCCCGGCGATGGGGTGGGCCCCACCAGACTGTACCCCGCCGCCTCCGACCCGCTGGCCGTGAAGCTCCAGGGAGCGGCGGAGCTGAACGGAGGTTGCGGGGCCCTGCCGAacggcggcggcgcgggcgggCTGCCCAAGCAGAGCCCGTTCCTCTATGCCACCGCCTTCTGGCCCAAGAGCTCCGCCGCCGCGGCGGCCGCAGCAGCGGCGGCCGCGGGGCCCCTGCAGTTGCAGCTGCCGTCGGCGCTCACGCTGCTGCCGCCCTCGTTCACCTCGCTGTGTCTGCCGGCGCAGAACTGGTGCGCCAAGTGCAATGCCTCCTTCCGCATGACCTCCGACCTAGTGTACCACATGAGGTCGCATCACAAAAAGGAGTACGCCATGGAGCCCTTGGTGAAGCGGCGGCGGGAGGAGAAACTCAAGTGCCCCATTTGCAACGAGTCCTTCAGGGAGCGCCACCACCTCTCCAGGCACATGACCTCGCATAATTGA
- the PRDM8 gene encoding PR domain zinc finger protein 8 isoform X2 codes for MEDSGIQRGIWEGDAKAVQQCLTDIFTSVYTTCDIPENAIFGPCVLSHTSLYDSIAFIALKSTDKRTVPYIFRVDTSAANGSSEGLMWLRLVQSARDKEEQNLEAYIKNGQLFYRSLRRIAKDEELLVWYGKELTELLLLCPSRSHSKMNGSSPYTCLECSQRFQFEFPYVAHLRFRCPKRLHGADLSPREEQGGGVGTKDHGGGGGGKDQQQSQEAPLGPGPKFCKAGPVHHYPAPSPESGNPPTAGGGSGAKPSTDFHNLARELENSGGASSCSPVRSLGGGSSHQEAELSPDGNAAGVGKGKRKFPEEAAEGGGAGLVGGRGRFAERALPASKEDLVCTPQQYRNSGSYFSLEENGRLFAPPSPETGEAKRSAFVEVKKAPRAAGGPEEAAADGGGAVAEEQDAGGGGGSSSTPVAASPAGTEKLLAPRPGGALPGRLEGGSPARGSAFTSVPQLGGAGGGGAGGGAGAGGGAGGAGGGQGAAADERKSAFSQPARSFSQLSPLVLGQKLGALEPCHPGDGVGPTRLYPAASDPLAVKLQGAAELNGGCGALPNGGGAGGLPKQSPFLYATAFWPKSSAAAAAAAAAAAGPLQLQLPSALTLLPPSFTSLCLPAQNWCAKCNASFRMTSDLVYHMRSHHKKEYAMEPLVKRRREEKLKCPICNESFRERHHLSRHMTSHN; via the exons ATGGAGGATTCGGGCATCCAGCGAGGCATCTGGGAGGGAGATGCCAAGGCTGTCCAGCAGTGTCTGACAGATATTTTTACCAGCGTTTACACCACCTGCGACATCCCTGAGAATGCTATATTCGGTCCCTGCGTCCTGAGCCACACTTCCTTGTACGACAGCATAGCTTTCATAGCTCTCAAGTCCACAGACAAGAGAACGGTCCCTTACATCTTCCGG GTAGACACCTCAGCGGCGAATGGTTCCTCGGAAGGTCTCATGTGGCTGCGTCTGGTGCAATCAGCCAGAGATAAAGAAGAGCAGAACCTTGAAGCCTATATAAAAAACGGACAGCTGTTTTACCGCTCTCTCCGCAGGATTGCCAAAGATGAGGAGTTACTAGTTTGGTACGGGAAAGAACTGACCGAGTTACTCTTGCTCTGCCCCTCTAGATCCCACAGCAAAATGAATG GGTCATCCCCTTACACGTGCCTGGAGTGCAGCCAACGTTTCCAGTTTGAGTTCCCCTATGTAGCGCATCTGCGCTTCCGCTGCCCCAAGAGACTTCACGGCGCTGATCTGAGCCCCAGAGAGGAGCAAGGCGGCGGCGTGGGCACCAAGGATCAcgggggcggcggcggtggcAAGGACCAGCAGCAGTCGCAGGAGGCACCCTTGGGTCCCGGCCCCAAGTTCTGCAAAGCCGGCCCGGTCCACCACTACCCAGCGCCCTCCCCCGAGAGCGGTAATCCGCCGACGGCTGGTGGCGGCAGCGGCGCGAAGCCGTCCACGGACTTTCACAACCTGGCGCGGGAGCTGGAGAACTCCGGGGGCGCCAGCAGCTGCTCCCCGGTGCGGAGCCTCGGCGGCGGCAGCAGCCACCAGGAGGCGGAGCTGAGTCCCGACGGCAACGCCGCAGGCGTGGGCAAAGGGAAGAGGAAGTTCCCGGAGGAGGCGGCCGAGGGCGGCGGTGCGGGGCTGGTGGGGGGCCGGGGCCGTTTCGCCGAGCGGGCCCTGCCCGCCTCCAAGGAGGACCTGGTGTGCACGCCGCAGCAGTACCGCAACTCGGGCAGCTACTTCAGCCTGGAGGAGAACGGCCGCCTCTTCGCGCCGCCCAGCCCAGAGACGGGAGAGGCGAAGCGCAGCGCCTTCGTGGAGGTGAAGAAGGCGCCCCGGGCGGCCGGGGGGCCGGAGGAGGCGGCCGCCGACGGCGGGGGCGCGGTCGCCGAGGAGCAGgacgcgggcggcggcggcggctcctccTCCACGCCCGTGGCCGCGTCCCCGGCCGGCACCGAGAAGCTGCTGGCCCCGCGGCCCGGAGGCGCGCTGCCCGGCCGGCTGGAGGGCGGCAGCCCGGCGCGGGGCAGCGCCTTCACCTCGGTGCCGCAGCTGGgtggcgcgggcggcggcggcgcggggggcGGTGCGGGCGCTGGGGGCGGTGCGGGTGGGGCGGGCGGCGGCCAGGGCGCAGCGGCGGACGAGCGCAAGAGCGCCTTCTCGCAGCCGGCGCGCTCCTTCTCGCAGCTGTCCCCGCTGGTGCTGGGCCAGAAGCTGGGCGCTCTCGAGCCGTGCCACCCCGGCGATGGGGTGGGCCCCACCAGACTGTACCCCGCCGCCTCCGACCCGCTGGCCGTGAAGCTCCAGGGAGCGGCGGAGCTGAACGGAGGTTGCGGGGCCCTGCCGAacggcggcggcgcgggcgggCTGCCCAAGCAGAGCCCGTTCCTCTATGCCACCGCCTTCTGGCCCAAGAGCTCCGCCGCCGCGGCGGCCGCAGCAGCGGCGGCCGCGGGGCCCCTGCAGTTGCAGCTGCCGTCGGCGCTCACGCTGCTGCCGCCCTCGTTCACCTCGCTGTGTCTGCCGGCGCAGAACTGGTGCGCCAAGTGCAATGCCTCCTTCCGCATGACCTCCGACCTAGTGTACCACATGAGGTCGCATCACAAAAAGGAGTACGCCATGGAGCCCTTGGTGAAGCGGCGGCGGGAGGAGAAACTCAAGTGCCCCATTTGCAACGAGTCCTTCAGGGAGCGCCACCACCTCTCCAGGCACATGACCTCGCATAATTGA